One genomic region from Spirulina subsalsa PCC 9445 encodes:
- the rpsH gene encoding 30S ribosomal protein S8: MAANDTISDMLTRIRNAGAVRHPTTHIPSTRVTRDIAKVLKAEGFIGDYEEVGEGVKRELVLTLKYKGRTRKPIITALKRISKPGLRVYKNRKELPRVLGGIGIAIISTSSGIMTDREARQRGIGGEVLCYVW, from the coding sequence ATGGCGGCTAACGACACCATTTCCGATATGCTCACCCGCATCCGCAATGCGGGGGCAGTCAGACACCCCACGACCCATATTCCCTCAACCCGAGTCACCCGCGATATCGCCAAAGTTCTCAAAGCGGAAGGCTTTATTGGAGACTACGAAGAAGTCGGGGAAGGCGTGAAAAGAGAACTGGTTCTAACCCTCAAATATAAAGGCAGAACCCGCAAACCCATCATCACCGCCCTCAAACGTATTAGCAAACCCGGGTTACGGGTTTACAAAAACCGGAAAGAACTCCCCCGCGTCCTCGGCGGCATTGGCATTGCCATTATTTCCACCTCCAGTGGAATTATGACAGACCGGGAAGCCCGGCAGCGAGGGATTGGCGGCGAAGTTTTGTGTTACGTCTGGTAG
- the rplF gene encoding 50S ribosomal protein L6, whose amino-acid sequence MSRIGKRPIEIPDKVTVTINGSHVAVKGPKGQLERVLPSQVSVEQEDKVVRVLRKDESRLSRQRHGLSRTLVANMVEGVSKGYEKRLEIQGVGYRAQVQGKKLILNVGYSKPVEVDPPDGIQLTLGEKNTEVIVSGINKEIVGNVAAKIRAIRPPEVYKGKGIRYKGEFVRRKAGKAGKK is encoded by the coding sequence ATGTCTCGTATTGGTAAACGTCCTATAGAGATCCCCGATAAAGTCACCGTCACCATTAATGGTTCTCATGTGGCCGTCAAAGGGCCTAAAGGTCAACTGGAGCGCGTCCTGCCCTCCCAAGTCAGCGTAGAACAAGAAGACAAAGTGGTGCGCGTCTTGCGTAAAGATGAGTCCCGCTTGTCTCGCCAGCGTCATGGTCTGTCCCGTACCCTCGTCGCCAATATGGTGGAAGGGGTATCTAAGGGCTATGAAAAACGCTTAGAAATCCAAGGGGTCGGTTATCGCGCCCAAGTTCAAGGGAAAAAATTAATCTTGAATGTGGGCTACAGTAAACCCGTAGAAGTAGACCCCCCCGACGGGATTCAACTGACCCTCGGTGAGAAAAACACTGAAGTAATTGTCAGTGGAATTAATAAAGAAATTGTGGGCAATGTGGCCGCTAAAATCCGCGCCATCCGTCCCCCTGAAGTCTATAAAGGCAAAGGTATTCGCTATAAAGGCGAATTTGTCAGACGTAAAGCAGGTAAAGCAGGCAAGAAATAA
- a CDS encoding DNA-directed RNA polymerase subunit alpha, translating to MAQFQIECVESKTQKNQSQYSRFVIEPLERGQGITVGNALRRVLLANLEGAAVTAVRMAGVSHEFSTIPGVREDVLEILLNMKEMVFQSHAAGATIGRLVATGPATVTAAQFDLPSEVEVVDKNQYIATLSEGSRLEMEFRIERGKGYRAVDRGRDENSSLDFMQIDAVFMPVTKVNYSVEDTLTDGSSPKDRLVLDIWTNGSIKPEEALSQAAEIVVDLFNPLKDLTLESITEDQEVPDDPTSQIPIEELQLSVRAYNCLKRAQINSVADLLDYSQEDLLEIKNFGQKSAEEVIEALQQRLGITLPQEKAKP from the coding sequence GTGGCGCAATTTCAAATTGAATGTGTAGAGTCTAAGACTCAAAAAAACCAAAGTCAATATAGCAGATTTGTCATTGAACCTCTGGAACGAGGGCAAGGCATTACCGTAGGCAATGCGCTGAGACGGGTTTTGCTGGCAAATCTGGAAGGGGCAGCCGTGACCGCCGTTCGCATGGCGGGCGTGAGTCATGAGTTTTCCACCATTCCGGGGGTGCGGGAGGATGTGCTGGAAATTCTCTTAAATATGAAAGAGATGGTTTTCCAGAGTCATGCGGCGGGAGCAACGATTGGTCGTTTAGTGGCAACCGGGCCGGCAACGGTAACGGCGGCTCAGTTCGACCTGCCCTCAGAAGTGGAAGTGGTGGATAAGAACCAGTATATTGCCACCTTATCTGAGGGATCGCGGTTAGAGATGGAGTTCCGCATTGAGCGGGGCAAAGGCTACCGGGCGGTGGATCGGGGTCGAGATGAAAATTCCTCTCTGGACTTCATGCAGATCGACGCGGTGTTTATGCCTGTAACCAAGGTGAACTACAGTGTAGAAGATACCTTAACCGATGGTTCTTCCCCCAAGGATCGGCTGGTTCTGGATATTTGGACCAATGGCAGCATCAAACCCGAGGAAGCTTTATCTCAGGCGGCGGAGATTGTGGTGGATTTATTTAATCCGCTTAAGGATCTGACCTTGGAAAGTATTACGGAGGATCAAGAGGTTCCCGATGATCCCACCAGTCAGATTCCCATTGAGGAATTACAACTCTCGGTTCGGGCTTATAACTGTCTGAAGCGAGCGCAAATTAACTCGGTGGCGGATCTGTTGGACTATTCTCAAGAAGACCTCTTGGAGATCAAGAACTTTGGTCAAAAGTCGGCTGAAGAGGTGATCGAGGCGTTACAACAGCGCTTAGGGATCACATTACCCCAAGAAAAAGCGAAGCCCTAA
- the rpmC gene encoding 50S ribosomal protein L29 translates to MALPNVSDARKLSDEELSAAIVEAKQKLFNLRLQQATRRLEKTHEFKHTRRWIAQLLTVETERQRMTQASASTPVAQEEE, encoded by the coding sequence ATGGCACTTCCCAACGTTTCAGATGCCCGCAAACTGAGTGATGAAGAATTGAGCGCGGCCATTGTGGAAGCCAAGCAAAAACTGTTTAATTTGCGCTTACAACAGGCTACCCGACGGTTAGAAAAAACCCACGAGTTTAAACATACTCGCCGTTGGATTGCTCAACTGCTCACCGTTGAAACCGAACGTCAACGGATGACCCAGGCCTCAGCCTCCACCCCTGTAGCTCAAGAAGAGGAGTAA
- the rplX gene encoding 50S ribosomal protein L24 — MATKAKAAPKAHKMHVKKGDTVQVISGRDKGKVGEVLKALPKESKVVVKGVNVRTKHVKPQQEGESGRIETFEAAIHSSNVMLYSEKEKVASRVCYTFTEDGRKVRMLKKTGEILDK; from the coding sequence ATGGCAACTAAAGCAAAAGCAGCCCCTAAAGCCCACAAAATGCACGTCAAGAAAGGGGACACCGTACAGGTGATTTCTGGACGGGATAAAGGCAAAGTGGGAGAAGTGCTAAAAGCTCTGCCCAAAGAGAGTAAAGTGGTGGTTAAAGGCGTGAACGTGCGCACCAAGCACGTTAAACCTCAACAAGAAGGCGAATCTGGACGGATTGAAACCTTTGAAGCCGCCATTCATAGCTCCAATGTGATGCTCTACTCGGAAAAAGAAAAGGTCGCAAGCCGCGTTTGCTACACCTTTACCGAAGATGGCCGCAAAGTGCGAATGCTGAAAAAAACAGGCGAAATTTTAGATAAATAA
- the rpsK gene encoding 30S ribosomal protein S11, translating to MARPTKKGGTKKQKRNVPSGIAHITSTFNNTIVTISDTKGDVISWASSGSSGFKGAKKGTPFAAQTAADSAAKRAIEQGMRQLEVMVSGPGAGRETAIRALQAAGLEITLIRDVTPIPHNGCRPPKRRRV from the coding sequence ATGGCGCGACCAACAAAAAAAGGCGGAACGAAAAAGCAAAAACGCAATGTTCCAAGCGGTATCGCTCACATCACCTCCACCTTTAACAATACAATTGTGACCATTTCGGACACCAAAGGAGATGTTATCTCCTGGGCTTCCTCCGGGTCTAGTGGCTTTAAAGGCGCGAAAAAAGGCACCCCCTTCGCGGCTCAAACCGCCGCCGATAGTGCCGCGAAACGGGCCATTGAACAAGGAATGCGTCAACTCGAAGTCATGGTCAGTGGGCCGGGGGCAGGTCGTGAGACAGCTATCCGCGCTCTCCAGGCCGCTGGGTTAGAAATTACCCTGATTCGGGATGTGACCCCCATTCCCCATAATGGTTGTCGTCCTCCAAAACGCCGTCGGGTGTAA
- the rpmJ gene encoding 50S ribosomal protein L36, with protein sequence MKVRASVKKICDKCRVIRRRGRVMVICSNPKHKQRQG encoded by the coding sequence ATGAAAGTTAGAGCATCAGTAAAGAAAATTTGTGACAAATGCCGCGTCATTCGCCGTCGCGGTCGAGTTATGGTGATCTGTTCTAACCCGAAACACAAACAACGTCAAGGTTAA
- the rpsE gene encoding 30S ribosomal protein S5 — protein MPKGKKKGRKNQKEQENAFQERVIQIRRVSKVVKGGKKLSFRAIVVVGNERGQVGVGVGKAADVIGAVRKGVADGKKQLVDISLTKSNSITHPARGVAGGAKVMMRPAAPGTGVIAGGAVRTVLELAGVKNILAKQLGSNNPLNNARAAVDALQTLRTFKDVAEERGIPVENLYI, from the coding sequence ATGCCCAAAGGCAAGAAAAAAGGCCGTAAAAACCAAAAAGAACAAGAAAACGCCTTTCAAGAGCGCGTCATCCAAATTCGTCGGGTGAGCAAAGTCGTCAAAGGCGGGAAAAAACTCAGTTTCCGCGCCATTGTCGTGGTCGGGAATGAACGAGGTCAAGTCGGGGTCGGCGTGGGGAAAGCCGCCGATGTCATCGGAGCCGTGCGTAAAGGCGTAGCCGACGGCAAAAAACAACTGGTGGACATATCCTTAACCAAATCCAACTCCATCACCCACCCCGCTCGCGGCGTGGCCGGAGGAGCGAAGGTCATGATGCGCCCCGCCGCACCGGGGACAGGGGTAATTGCCGGGGGAGCCGTGCGCACCGTGTTGGAACTCGCCGGAGTGAAAAACATCCTCGCCAAACAACTCGGCTCCAACAACCCCTTAAACAATGCTCGGGCCGCCGTCGATGCGCTGCAAACCTTGCGCACCTTTAAAGACGTAGCCGAAGAGCGAGGAATTCCAGTGGAAAACCTCTATATCTAG
- the rpsC gene encoding 30S ribosomal protein S3, with the protein MGQKIHPTGFRLGVTKEHKSCWYADTKRYPELLQEDHQIRQYVEKNLNNAGISDVRIERKADQIDLEIHTARPGVVVGRGGSGIESLRTGLQEHLGGNRQIRVNVIEVSRVDADGVLIAEYIAQQLERRVSFRRVVRQAIQRAQRAEVQGIKIQVSGRLNGAEIARTEWTREGRVPLHTLRADIDYAYCTARTIYGILGIKVWVFKGEIIPGQEEAPSAAPAQTPRRQRRRQQFEDRSE; encoded by the coding sequence GTGGGACAAAAGATTCATCCAACGGGTTTCCGTTTAGGAGTCACCAAAGAGCATAAGTCCTGTTGGTATGCCGATACCAAACGCTATCCCGAACTCCTGCAAGAAGATCATCAGATTCGGCAGTATGTGGAGAAAAACCTCAACAACGCCGGAATCTCTGATGTGCGCATCGAACGGAAAGCCGATCAAATCGACCTAGAAATTCATACCGCTCGCCCCGGCGTAGTGGTAGGTCGGGGCGGCAGTGGGATTGAATCCCTCCGCACCGGACTACAAGAACACCTCGGCGGCAACCGCCAAATCCGCGTCAACGTGATTGAAGTCTCCCGCGTCGATGCCGATGGCGTGTTAATCGCCGAATATATCGCCCAACAACTGGAACGACGGGTTTCGTTCCGCCGCGTGGTGCGCCAAGCCATTCAACGCGCCCAACGGGCCGAAGTGCAAGGCATCAAGATCCAAGTCAGTGGCCGCTTAAACGGAGCAGAAATTGCCCGGACTGAGTGGACCCGGGAAGGTCGCGTTCCCCTGCACACCCTGCGCGCTGACATTGACTACGCCTATTGCACCGCCCGCACCATCTACGGGATCTTAGGCATTAAGGTCTGGGTCTTCAAAGGGGAAATCATCCCCGGCCAAGAAGAAGCCCCCAGCGCCGCTCCCGCGCAAACCCCCCGTCGTCAACGTCGCCGTCAACAATTTGAAGACCGCTCTGAATAA
- the rplP gene encoding 50S ribosomal protein L16: MLSPRRTKFRKQHRGRMRGLAKGGTTFNFGEFALQATEPSWITARQIEAARRAMTRYVRRGGKIWIRIFPDKPVTMRPAETRMGSGKGSPEFWVAVVKPGRIMFEMAGVSEEVAREAMRLAAQKLPIKTKFIVRPQEEV; the protein is encoded by the coding sequence ATGTTAAGTCCTAGAAGAACAAAGTTCCGGAAACAACACCGTGGGCGGATGAGAGGTCTGGCCAAAGGAGGGACAACCTTTAATTTTGGCGAGTTTGCGCTCCAAGCCACAGAACCCTCTTGGATTACTGCCCGTCAGATTGAGGCCGCCCGTCGTGCCATGACCCGTTATGTCCGCCGGGGTGGGAAAATCTGGATTCGGATTTTCCCCGATAAACCCGTGACCATGCGACCCGCCGAAACCCGGATGGGTTCCGGGAAAGGCTCCCCCGAATTTTGGGTAGCTGTGGTTAAACCCGGCCGCATCATGTTTGAAATGGCCGGGGTGAGCGAAGAAGTCGCCCGGGAAGCCATGCGTCTGGCCGCCCAAAAACTGCCCATTAAGACCAAGTTTATTGTTCGTCCCCAGGAGGAAGTCTAA
- the rplO gene encoding 50S ribosomal protein L15, with translation MRLNDAIPKKGSRRSRRRVGRGIAAGQGASCGFGMRGQKSRSGTGTKPGFEGGQMPLYRRVPKLKHFTVINPRRYTTINVSKLASLPANAEVTLESLLEQGLLTASNQGPLKVLGNGEINVALNVKAAAFSASAKEKIEAVGGSCEVVEAKA, from the coding sequence ATGAGACTGAACGACGCGATACCCAAAAAAGGCTCTAGAAGGAGTCGTCGCCGGGTTGGTCGAGGCATTGCCGCCGGACAAGGGGCCAGTTGTGGTTTTGGGATGCGGGGTCAAAAATCCCGCTCTGGCACCGGCACCAAACCCGGTTTTGAAGGGGGTCAAATGCCCCTTTATCGCCGGGTGCCAAAATTAAAGCACTTTACGGTCATTAACCCTCGTCGGTACACTACGATCAATGTAAGTAAGCTAGCTTCCTTGCCAGCGAATGCAGAAGTCACTTTAGAATCCCTGTTAGAACAAGGCTTATTAACAGCCAGTAACCAAGGCCCCTTAAAGGTTTTGGGGAACGGTGAGATCAATGTGGCATTGAACGTTAAGGCTGCCGCCTTCTCCGCCAGTGCCAAGGAAAAAATCGAAGCCGTCGGCGGGAGTTGTGAAGTGGTCGAGGCAAAAGCCTAA
- the rplV gene encoding 50S ribosomal protein L22 has translation MAVETQEEVKAIARYIRMSPFKVRRVLDQIRGRSYREALIILEFMPYRACEPITKVLRSAVANAEHNNGYDPRDLVVTQAYANQGPKLRRFRARAQGRAYQIHKPTCHITVAVAPLLEE, from the coding sequence ATGGCAGTTGAAACACAAGAAGAAGTTAAAGCGATCGCCCGCTATATTCGGATGTCCCCCTTTAAAGTGCGGCGTGTGCTAGACCAAATTCGGGGTCGCTCCTACCGGGAAGCCCTGATTATCCTCGAATTCATGCCCTATCGGGCCTGTGAACCCATTACCAAAGTCCTCCGGTCTGCGGTAGCCAATGCGGAACACAACAACGGTTATGACCCCAGAGACTTGGTTGTTACCCAAGCTTACGCCAACCAAGGCCCCAAACTGCGGCGCTTTCGCGCTCGCGCCCAAGGCCGGGCTTATCAAATCCATAAGCCTACTTGTCACATCACCGTTGCCGTCGCCCCATTACTAGAGGAATAG
- the rplN gene encoding 50S ribosomal protein L14, with the protein MIQQQTYLNVADNSGARKLMCLRVLGTGNRRYGGIGDVIIAVVKDAIPNQGVKKSDIVRAVIVRTRHSLRRDSGMSIRFDDNAAVIINNDGNPKGTRVFGPVARELRDKNFTKIVSLAPEVI; encoded by the coding sequence ATGATTCAACAACAAACCTATCTCAATGTTGCCGATAACAGTGGCGCTCGCAAACTCATGTGTTTGCGCGTCCTGGGAACAGGCAACCGTCGCTACGGTGGCATTGGTGATGTCATTATTGCCGTCGTCAAAGATGCGATCCCCAACCAAGGGGTGAAAAAATCAGATATCGTGCGCGCCGTCATTGTGCGCACCCGCCATTCTCTCCGCCGGGATAGTGGCATGAGCATCCGCTTTGATGACAACGCCGCCGTGATTATTAACAACGACGGCAACCCCAAAGGAACCCGGGTCTTTGGTCCGGTGGCTCGTGAACTTCGGGACAAAAACTTTACGAAAATCGTTTCGTTAGCTCCGGAGGTGATCTGA
- the rplE gene encoding 50S ribosomal protein L5, with the protein MTQRLKTLYQETIVPKLTEQFGYTNIHQVPKVVKITVNRGLGEASQNAKALESSINELATITGQKPVITKAKKAIAGFKIRQGMPVGVMVTLRSDRMYAFLDRLISLALPRIRDFRGISPKSFDGRGNYSLGVREQLIFPEIDYDSIDQIRGMDISIITTAKTDEEGRALLKEMGMPFRDN; encoded by the coding sequence ATGACACAACGACTGAAAACCCTGTATCAAGAAACCATCGTTCCTAAATTAACGGAACAATTTGGTTATACCAATATCCATCAAGTCCCCAAAGTGGTGAAAATCACCGTTAACCGGGGATTAGGGGAAGCTTCTCAAAACGCCAAAGCATTAGAATCGTCTATTAATGAACTGGCAACGATTACCGGACAAAAACCTGTGATCACTAAAGCCAAAAAGGCGATCGCCGGATTCAAAATTCGTCAAGGAATGCCCGTTGGCGTAATGGTCACGCTCCGTTCTGACCGAATGTATGCCTTTTTAGACCGCTTAATTAGCCTAGCTCTCCCTCGGATTCGTGACTTTCGGGGCATTAGTCCCAAAAGTTTTGACGGACGAGGCAACTACAGCCTTGGCGTGCGTGAACAGTTGATTTTCCCAGAAATTGATTACGACAGCATTGATCAAATTCGAGGAATGGACATCTCCATCATCACCACCGCCAAAACCGACGAAGAAGGACGCGCCCTCTTGAAAGAGATGGGAATGCCCTTCCGTGACAACTAA
- the rplR gene encoding 50S ribosomal protein L18 — MKRTRKASVQRRHRRLRKTVTGTPERPRLAVFRSHQHIYAQVIDDVAQHTLAAASSLEPELKEQLASGATCDASLAVGAAIAQRSLAKGITQVVFDRGGNLYHGRVKALADAAREGGLNF; from the coding sequence ATGAAACGTACTCGCAAAGCATCCGTACAGCGCCGTCATCGGCGGCTGCGTAAAACCGTCACTGGAACCCCTGAACGTCCCCGTTTGGCGGTCTTTCGGTCCCACCAGCATATCTATGCCCAAGTGATTGATGATGTGGCCCAACATACCCTAGCGGCCGCTTCCAGTCTTGAGCCTGAACTGAAAGAGCAACTGGCATCTGGGGCAACTTGTGACGCATCTTTAGCGGTGGGGGCCGCGATCGCCCAACGATCCCTCGCCAAAGGAATCACCCAAGTTGTCTTTGACCGGGGGGGCAACCTCTATCACGGTCGCGTCAAAGCCCTCGCCGATGCTGCCCGCGAAGGCGGATTAAACTTCTAA
- the rpsQ gene encoding 30S ribosomal protein S17, producing the protein MAAKERVGMVISNKMDKTIVVAVENRSPHPKYGKIVVKTKHYKAHDEENQCQEGDRVRIQETRPYSKTKRWILREIMNRSVV; encoded by the coding sequence ATGGCAGCGAAAGAGCGTGTGGGAATGGTGATTAGTAACAAAATGGATAAAACCATTGTGGTTGCTGTGGAAAACCGTTCTCCTCATCCCAAGTACGGCAAAATTGTCGTCAAAACCAAGCACTACAAGGCACATGATGAAGAAAATCAGTGCCAAGAAGGCGATCGCGTGCGCATTCAAGAAACCCGCCCTTACAGCAAAACCAAACGCTGGATCTTGCGCGAAATCATGAACCGCAGCGTGGTCTAA
- the infA gene encoding translation initiation factor IF-1: MAKQDLIEMEGTVTESLPNAMFRVDLDNGFNVLAHISGKIRRNYIKILPGDRVKVELTPYDLTKGRITYRLRKK, encoded by the coding sequence TTGGCTAAACAAGATTTGATTGAAATGGAGGGGACAGTCACAGAATCTCTCCCCAATGCGATGTTTCGGGTGGATTTAGATAATGGGTTTAATGTGTTAGCCCATATTTCCGGCAAGATTCGCCGGAATTACATCAAAATCTTACCGGGCGATCGCGTGAAAGTGGAATTAACCCCCTACGACTTAACCAAAGGTCGGATTACCTACCGCTTACGCAAAAAGTAG
- the rpsM gene encoding 30S ribosomal protein S13 → MARIAGIDLPRDKRVEIGLTYIYGIGLSRSQEVLRETGVNPDTRVRDLSDEDVTKLRSYIETNFQVEGDLRRLENMNIKRLVDIGAYRGRRHRLGLPVRGQRTRTNARTRRGRRVTVAGKKKAAAKK, encoded by the coding sequence GTGGCACGGATTGCTGGTATAGACCTTCCCCGTGATAAGCGTGTCGAAATTGGCTTGACTTATATTTACGGGATTGGTTTGTCACGTTCTCAGGAAGTGTTAAGAGAAACGGGCGTAAACCCCGACACTCGTGTTCGGGACTTGAGTGATGAAGATGTCACCAAGCTACGTTCTTATATTGAGACGAACTTCCAAGTAGAAGGCGACCTCAGACGCTTAGAAAACATGAATATTAAGCGTCTCGTAGACATTGGGGCCTATCGCGGTCGTCGTCACCGTTTAGGCTTACCCGTGCGGGGTCAACGTACCCGCACCAACGCCCGGACTCGTCGGGGCAGAAGGGTAACAGTGGCAGGGAAGAAAAAAGCGGCAGCTAAGAAATAA
- the secY gene encoding preprotein translocase subunit SecY: MVVSRDKTPTAQETFMQMAQAAGLRGRLLVTLGLLILVRLGVYVPIPGVDRPRFLAEIEGSPVIGFLDVFSGGGLSLLGIFALGILPFINASIIMQLLTAALPSLENLQKNEGEAGRRKISQITRYVATGWAALQSTMLAVWVQNYAIDPGPIFFLQTVLAFTAGAMFVMWVSELITERGIGNGASLLIFVNIVAVLPMILGNTISFAQEDDQGIVKVVILLLSFLAMIVGIVFVQEGTRRIPIISARRQVGRRLYRERKNYLPLRLNQGGVMPIIFASAVLFLPASLEQFTRTGEGFVGQLHQVFGPIANALRFDGPTPWIYVLVFFTLIVFFSYFYASLIVNPVDMSQNLKKMGTSIPGIRPGKATSEYLERVINRLTFLGAMFLGVVSTVPTAIESATGVETLRGLGSTSLLILVGVAIDTAKQIQTYVISQRYEGMVKK, encoded by the coding sequence ATGGTCGTTAGCCGCGATAAAACACCAACGGCTCAAGAAACATTTATGCAGATGGCGCAAGCGGCCGGATTAAGAGGTCGCTTGCTCGTCACGTTGGGATTACTCATTTTAGTGCGCCTTGGGGTCTATGTTCCCATTCCGGGAGTGGATCGACCCCGTTTTTTGGCTGAAATTGAAGGCAGTCCAGTTATCGGGTTTCTCGATGTGTTCTCCGGTGGGGGGCTTTCCCTCTTGGGGATTTTTGCTCTGGGCATTCTGCCGTTTATTAATGCCTCGATCATCATGCAGTTACTAACGGCGGCCTTGCCCTCGTTAGAGAACTTACAAAAAAATGAAGGGGAAGCGGGACGGCGGAAGATTTCCCAAATTACCCGGTATGTGGCGACAGGTTGGGCCGCCCTCCAAAGTACGATGTTGGCCGTTTGGGTTCAGAATTATGCGATTGATCCGGGGCCAATTTTCTTTTTGCAAACGGTTCTGGCGTTCACGGCCGGGGCTATGTTTGTCATGTGGGTGTCGGAATTAATCACGGAACGAGGTATTGGGAACGGCGCATCGTTGTTGATTTTTGTCAACATTGTGGCGGTGTTACCCATGATTTTGGGCAATACCATCAGCTTTGCTCAGGAAGATGATCAGGGCATCGTTAAAGTGGTCATCCTGTTATTGTCCTTCCTGGCCATGATTGTGGGGATTGTCTTTGTTCAAGAAGGGACAAGGCGCATTCCTATTATCTCCGCCCGTCGTCAAGTGGGACGGCGACTCTACCGGGAACGGAAGAACTATTTACCCCTGCGACTCAATCAAGGGGGCGTGATGCCGATTATTTTTGCCTCGGCGGTGTTGTTTTTGCCCGCCTCCCTCGAACAGTTCACTCGCACGGGTGAGGGGTTTGTGGGGCAACTCCATCAGGTGTTCGGCCCGATTGCCAATGCCTTACGCTTTGATGGCCCCACCCCTTGGATTTATGTCTTGGTGTTCTTCACCTTGATTGTCTTTTTTAGCTATTTTTATGCGTCCTTAATTGTCAATCCGGTGGATATGTCCCAAAATCTCAAGAAGATGGGAACCAGTATTCCGGGCATTCGTCCGGGGAAAGCCACCAGTGAATATCTAGAACGGGTGATCAACCGTTTGACGTTCTTAGGGGCGATGTTCTTGGGGGTAGTGTCTACGGTGCCAACGGCCATTGAGAGCGCGACAGGGGTCGAAACCTTACGGGGTTTAGGATCTACGTCGCTGCTTATTTTGGTTGGGGTCGCTATTGATACCGCCAAGCAAATCCAGACCTATGTGATCTCTCAGAGATACGAGGGAATGGTGAAAAAATAG
- a CDS encoding adenylate kinase: MSKRIIFLGPPGSGKGTQAKILAHSMEIPHISTGEILRRAVVEETSLGKKVKDFLEQGDLVPDSLLVDLIRERLNSEDADEGWILDGFPRTIAQANFLEELLQEFQETRKVVFNLEVPEPVLVKRLLHRAEEEGRADDTEETIRHRLQVYHDLTEAVIDYYHEHEDHDLYSVNGDRLPEEVAKSLNEIVMVNA; encoded by the coding sequence ATGAGCAAGCGTATTATTTTCTTGGGCCCCCCTGGCTCGGGAAAAGGCACTCAGGCGAAAATCTTGGCCCATTCAATGGAGATTCCCCATATTTCGACGGGGGAGATTCTACGTCGGGCGGTGGTGGAAGAAACCTCTCTGGGTAAAAAAGTGAAAGACTTTTTGGAACAGGGGGATTTAGTGCCGGATTCTCTGTTAGTGGATTTGATTCGGGAACGCTTGAACAGTGAGGATGCCGATGAAGGCTGGATTTTGGACGGGTTTCCCCGGACTATTGCCCAGGCCAATTTTTTGGAGGAGTTGTTACAGGAGTTCCAAGAAACCCGTAAGGTGGTGTTTAATTTGGAAGTGCCTGAACCGGTGTTGGTGAAACGCTTACTCCATCGGGCGGAGGAGGAAGGACGGGCGGATGATACAGAGGAGACAATTCGCCACCGTCTTCAGGTTTATCATGATCTCACGGAGGCGGTGATTGATTATTACCATGAACACGAGGATCATGATCTATATTCCGTGAATGGCGATCGCCTCCCGGAAGAAGTGGCGAAGTCCCTGAATGAAATTGTCATGGTCAATGCCTAA
- the rpsS gene encoding 30S ribosomal protein S19, translated as MSRSLKKGPFIADSLLSKIEKLNEKGEKQVIKTWSRASTILPNMVGHTIAVHNGRQHVPVYVSEQMVGHKLGEFAPTRTFRGHAKSDKKAGRR; from the coding sequence CCCTTTATTGCGGACAGTTTATTAAGCAAAATCGAAAAGCTGAATGAAAAAGGCGAAAAACAGGTGATTAAAACCTGGTCCCGCGCCTCAACCATTCTGCCCAATATGGTAGGTCACACCATTGCCGTCCATAACGGGAGGCAGCACGTCCCCGTTTATGTGTCTGAGCAAATGGTGGGTCATAAACTCGGTGAATTTGCACCGACCCGGACCTTCCGCGGCCACGCCAAAAGTGACAAAAAAGCCGGAAGACGCTAG